Proteins from one Cervus canadensis isolate Bull #8, Minnesota chromosome 25, ASM1932006v1, whole genome shotgun sequence genomic window:
- the UBE2N gene encoding ubiquitin-conjugating enzyme E2 N, which translates to MAGLPRRIIKETQRLLAEPVPGIKAEPDESNARYFHVVIAGPQDSPFEGGTFKLELFLPEEYPMAAPKVRFMTKIYHPNVDKLGRICLDILKDKWSPALQIRTVLLSIQALLSAPNPDDPLANDVAEQWKTNEAQAIETARAWTRLYAMNNI; encoded by the exons GAAACCCAGCGTTTGCTGGCAGAACCAGTTCCTGGCATTAAAGCAGAACCAGATGAGAGCAACGCCCGTTATTTTCATGTGGTCATTGCCGGCCCTCAGGATTCCCCCTTTGAGGGAGGGACTTTTAAACTTGAACTATTCCTTCCAGAAGAATACCCAATGGCAGCCCCTAAAGTACGTTTCATGACCAAAATTTATCATCCTAATGTAGACAAGTTGGGAAGAATATGTTTAGATATTTTGAAAG ATAAGTGGTCCCCAGCACTGCAGATCCGCACAGTTCTGCTATCGATCCAGGCTTTGTTAAGTGCTCCCAATCCAGATGATCCATTAGCAAATGATGTAGCGGAGCAATGGAAGACCAACGAAGCCCAAGCCATAGAAACAG CTAGAGCATGGACTAGGCTATATGCCATGAATAATATTTAA